The following coding sequences lie in one Flagellimonas eckloniae genomic window:
- the mobB gene encoding MobB family relaxase encodes MHINITPQKIGPKHETYNSSVTDYVNYLEKENEGKHPELQEHFFDQNNDHISPETVISEIDGNTKKLKKRDPKFYSIVISPSAKELKHINNDPALLRSYTRELMKDYAASFYRDRKVTVDDIKYYAKIEHERTFRGFEKRVQENAPYRKQIAKLQNDMAKVRRGELEGNLKKIQRKIDRLVAEAPHKINGKLVTEGTKKEGFQTHVHIIVSRKDVTNTYSLSPNAQHKKNVTILNGKEQKQGFDRNRFFDAAEQRFGKLFGYQRSFIDQYGAKKLYQKDPKKFFALVVGLPANERELALKSLYKLGIPTNQKGMALQLFRKAGLNVPNIPTNKVQLAMKAFNQLKKGMKRAIESGSIGV; translated from the coding sequence ATGCACATCAATATCACCCCACAGAAAATCGGTCCAAAACATGAAACCTACAACAGTAGTGTGACCGATTATGTCAACTATTTAGAGAAGGAAAACGAAGGGAAACACCCCGAACTGCAAGAGCATTTCTTTGACCAGAACAATGACCATATCAGCCCTGAAACCGTCATTTCCGAGATCGATGGGAACACCAAAAAATTGAAGAAACGCGACCCAAAATTCTATTCCATCGTCATCAGTCCCAGTGCCAAGGAACTGAAACATATCAACAACGATCCCGCCCTACTCCGTTCGTATACCCGTGAACTCATGAAGGACTATGCGGCCTCTTTTTATCGTGACAGAAAGGTGACCGTCGATGATATCAAATACTATGCAAAAATCGAGCATGAACGCACGTTTCGGGGCTTTGAAAAAAGGGTTCAGGAGAACGCTCCCTACCGTAAGCAAATCGCCAAACTCCAAAACGATATGGCCAAGGTTCGGCGTGGGGAATTGGAAGGAAACCTCAAAAAAATCCAACGGAAAATTGACCGATTGGTGGCCGAAGCTCCACATAAGATCAACGGAAAACTGGTGACCGAAGGCACAAAAAAGGAAGGGTTTCAGACCCATGTGCACATCATCGTAAGCCGCAAGGATGTCACCAATACCTATAGTCTTTCCCCTAATGCCCAGCACAAAAAGAACGTAACCATCCTTAATGGAAAAGAACAGAAACAGGGCTTTGACCGTAACCGATTCTTTGATGCGGCCGAGCAGCGGTTTGGCAAACTCTTCGGGTATCAGCGGAGTTTTATCGACCAATACGGCGCCAAAAAGCTCTACCAAAAAGACCCAAAAAAGTTCTTTGCGCTGGTCGTGGGCCTGCCCGCCAATGAACGGGAACTGGCCTTAAAATCCCTGTACAAACTGGGCATCCCCACCAACCAAAAGGGTATGGCCTTACAACTGTTCCGCAAGGCAGGGCTGAATGTTCCCAATATCCCAACCAACAAGGTACAACTTGCGATGAAAGCCTTCAACCAACTAAAAAAGGGAATGAAACGCGCGATTGAATCAGGATCAATAGGCGTCTAA
- a CDS encoding BfmA/BtgA family mobilization protein, protein MEKKHRTYRYSAISIKHAVAVRFRSFSKKMAQSHSECLESIMDFFEWHGLDPSKKFGRSIIQEVLKNRERTNTSIKRNEATIAIIRDIEINQTKPNNAMLLALFGEDAKTKKTIRKEKKLIERKAEPAGEIEVTVPKIRYERLTEKLEKVKQDYSYVLDKVELVKGSFGKAFFKLELTPSELEKFKRTLKNNA, encoded by the coding sequence ATGGAAAAGAAACATAGGACATATCGGTATTCGGCCATCAGCATCAAACATGCCGTTGCTGTGCGGTTCCGTTCCTTTTCCAAGAAAATGGCCCAATCCCATTCCGAATGCCTGGAATCCATCATGGACTTTTTTGAGTGGCATGGGCTCGACCCTTCCAAAAAGTTTGGCAGGAGCATCATCCAAGAAGTTCTAAAGAACCGGGAGCGTACCAATACCTCCATCAAAAGGAACGAGGCCACCATTGCCATCATCCGTGACATCGAAATCAACCAGACCAAGCCCAACAATGCCATGCTGTTGGCCCTCTTCGGGGAGGATGCCAAGACCAAAAAAACCATCCGAAAAGAAAAAAAACTAATCGAAAGGAAAGCGGAACCAGCCGGCGAAATCGAAGTGACCGTTCCCAAGATCCGCTATGAACGCCTCACTGAAAAATTGGAAAAAGTAAAACAGGATTATAGCTATGTACTGGACAAGGTGGAGCTGGTCAAAGGAAGTTTTGGCAAGGCTTTTTTTAAACTGGAACTCACTCCCTCTGAGCTTGAAAAATTCAAAAGAACCCTTAAAAACAATGCGTGA
- a CDS encoding JAB domain-containing protein, with translation MREQVNEIKISYHETPTPLSHPKITSSSDAVAVLFSHWEKGTIGLRESFKIVLLNNSNGVKGIFEISNGGITGTLVDLRILFAVILKSLTVGIILAHNHPSGTLKASSPDVEITKKIQRAASFFDIKLLDHIILAPDGSYYSFADEGII, from the coding sequence ATGAGAGAGCAAGTTAACGAAATAAAAATAAGCTATCATGAAACTCCTACACCGCTTTCCCATCCAAAGATCACTTCCTCATCCGATGCGGTCGCAGTGCTTTTTTCACATTGGGAAAAAGGTACCATTGGGCTTCGGGAATCCTTTAAGATCGTACTGCTGAACAACAGCAATGGGGTTAAGGGAATCTTTGAGATCTCTAACGGGGGAATCACGGGAACTTTGGTCGACCTCCGCATCCTTTTTGCCGTCATTTTGAAATCCCTGACGGTGGGCATCATCCTTGCCCATAACCACCCCTCGGGAACCCTCAAGGCAAGTTCCCCAGACGTGGAGATCACCAAAAAAATCCAACGGGCAGCAAGCTTTTTTGATATCAAGCTACTGGACCATATCATCCTTGCACCGGATGGGAGTTACTACAGTTTTGCCGATGAAGGCATCATTTAA
- a CDS encoding single-stranded DNA-binding protein: protein MSTLRNKVQLIGNVGNEPKITNLESGNKVVRFSMATNEYYRNAQGEKVQSTQWHYVVAWNKKADIIEQYAHKGKELAVEGKLISRSYTNEIGVKCYVTEIVASEILLLGAKSGDTSVNEIQAETEQVTKKDNAIVETPDNGNPKGAGQEKKKSQRTTGRSTSKRNQEAA, encoded by the coding sequence ATGAGTACATTGAGAAACAAAGTTCAATTGATCGGAAATGTGGGCAACGAGCCCAAAATCACCAACTTGGAAAGCGGTAACAAAGTCGTCCGTTTTTCCATGGCGACAAACGAGTACTACAGAAATGCACAAGGTGAAAAGGTACAGTCCACGCAGTGGCACTACGTCGTCGCTTGGAACAAGAAAGCGGACATCATAGAACAATATGCGCACAAGGGAAAAGAATTGGCCGTAGAGGGCAAACTGATCTCCAGAAGCTACACCAATGAAATAGGGGTAAAATGTTATGTGACCGAAATCGTGGCCAGTGAAATTCTATTGCTGGGTGCTAAATCAGGGGATACTTCGGTAAATGAAATCCAAGCGGAAACAGAGCAAGTTACCAAGAAAGATAATGCGATTGTAGAAACTCCTGACAATGGAAATCCCAAAGGGGCGGGACAAGAGAAAAAAAAGTCACAACGGACGACAGGAAGAAGCACTTCAAAGCGTAACCAAGAAGCTGCCTAA
- the pta gene encoding phosphate acetyltransferase — protein MNKALYVATLESHSGKSLVVLGLMQLLLGKMARVGYFRPIIDDIKTDGLDNHISTVISHFNLDLEHEQAYALTQTQVIELFNDGRHGEILDIIIQKYKNLEERFDFVLVEGSDFSSDGSIIEFDLNIDIAKNLGIATVLVDNAQGKTLEEFCGNLESAVNSYLKKGINVMGAVANKVRPENLELVKNRLKREMEDRTEIFVVPRVKKLSHPTIKEIVDALEGEVLFGKDYLNNQTGSFGVGAMQLHNYLTHLSDNSLVITPGDRSDIILGALQANLSDNYPSISGIVLTGGLHPEPAIHKLLEGFQNHVPVISVKHGTFDAANSVGNIRSKIYSESKQKINASLALFSKYIDGERLLERLQTFEPKGITPRMFQYKLLQRAKKAKKHIVLPEGEDQRILRAASELVSMDIVDITLLGKKSQIERNATGLDIDISQLNVVDPGDAECFDQYVDTFYELRKHKGVNMDMARDMMLDVSYFGTMMVHLGHADGMVSGAVHTTQHTIRPALQFIKTKPGIGVVSSVFFMCLENRVSVFGDCAINPNPSAEQLAEIAVSSSASAMAFGITPKVAMLSYSSGSSGKGADVEKVRQATEMVKKSHPDLQIEGPIQYDAAVDPLVGKSKMPDSKVAGEANVLIFPDLNTGNNTYKAVQRETGALAIGPMLQGLNKPVNDLSRGCTVDDVFNTVVVTVIQAQENKSQI, from the coding sequence ATGAACAAAGCACTTTATGTTGCTACTCTGGAATCACATAGTGGAAAATCACTGGTTGTCCTCGGGTTAATGCAATTGTTATTGGGAAAAATGGCCAGGGTCGGTTATTTCAGACCCATAATCGATGATATCAAAACAGATGGTTTGGACAACCATATCAGCACGGTTATCTCCCATTTTAATTTGGACCTTGAACATGAACAGGCCTATGCCTTGACCCAAACCCAGGTTATTGAACTTTTCAATGATGGTAGGCACGGGGAAATCCTAGATATTATTATCCAGAAGTACAAAAACCTCGAGGAACGATTCGATTTTGTATTGGTAGAGGGGAGCGATTTTTCAAGCGATGGAAGTATCATTGAATTTGATCTAAATATCGATATTGCCAAAAATCTGGGTATTGCGACGGTACTGGTGGATAATGCCCAAGGCAAGACCCTGGAAGAGTTCTGTGGTAATCTTGAATCTGCGGTTAACAGTTATTTGAAGAAAGGGATTAATGTAATGGGGGCAGTGGCCAATAAGGTGCGTCCTGAAAACCTGGAACTGGTAAAAAACCGTCTTAAACGGGAAATGGAGGATAGGACCGAAATTTTCGTGGTACCCCGGGTCAAAAAGCTGTCACATCCCACTATCAAGGAAATTGTGGATGCCCTTGAGGGTGAGGTGCTTTTTGGAAAGGATTACCTCAATAATCAGACCGGCAGCTTTGGTGTGGGTGCCATGCAATTGCACAATTACCTTACACACTTGAGTGATAACAGCCTAGTGATCACCCCTGGAGATCGATCTGACATCATCCTGGGCGCACTACAGGCCAACCTGTCTGACAATTACCCGTCAATATCGGGAATTGTGCTCACCGGGGGATTGCATCCTGAGCCCGCGATACATAAACTTTTGGAAGGTTTCCAGAACCATGTCCCGGTCATTTCAGTCAAGCATGGAACATTTGATGCTGCCAACAGCGTGGGGAACATACGGTCCAAAATATACTCCGAGAGCAAACAAAAGATCAATGCGTCCCTGGCACTTTTTTCCAAATATATTGATGGGGAACGATTGCTGGAAAGGTTACAGACGTTTGAACCTAAAGGTATTACCCCAAGAATGTTCCAGTACAAATTGCTGCAAAGGGCAAAGAAGGCCAAGAAGCATATTGTGCTCCCGGAAGGAGAAGACCAGCGAATTCTACGGGCGGCATCTGAATTGGTGTCTATGGATATTGTCGACATTACCTTATTAGGGAAAAAAAGTCAAATAGAGCGGAACGCTACCGGCCTGGATATTGACATATCGCAGCTAAATGTTGTGGATCCAGGAGACGCGGAATGTTTTGATCAGTATGTTGATACATTTTACGAATTGCGAAAGCACAAAGGGGTCAATATGGACATGGCCAGGGACATGATGCTCGATGTTTCTTATTTTGGAACGATGATGGTCCACCTAGGGCATGCCGACGGTATGGTTTCCGGTGCGGTGCATACCACACAGCATACCATACGGCCCGCACTACAGTTCATAAAGACAAAACCGGGGATCGGAGTTGTTTCCTCGGTCTTCTTTATGTGTTTGGAGAACCGGGTGTCGGTCTTTGGAGATTGTGCCATCAATCCCAATCCCAGCGCGGAACAATTGGCAGAGATTGCCGTTTCCTCGTCGGCTTCTGCCATGGCCTTCGGAATTACTCCGAAAGTGGCCATGCTATCCTATTCTTCGGGTAGCTCTGGAAAGGGAGCAGATGTCGAGAAGGTCCGCCAAGCCACCGAAATGGTCAAAAAATCCCATCCGGACCTACAGATCGAGGGACCCATACAATATGACGCAGCGGTGGACCCCTTGGTGGGCAAAAGCAAGATGCCCGATTCAAAAGTGGCTGGAGAGGCCAATGTTTTGATCTTTCCGGATCTCAATACAGGAAATAACACATATAAGGCTGTACAACGTGAAACCGGGGCGCTGGCCATTGGCCCCATGCTCCAGGGACTCAATAAACCTGTGAATGACCTGAGCAGGGGGTGTACTGTTGACGACGTCTTTAATACAGTAGTGGTCACTGTAATACAAGCGCAAGAAAACAAATCCCAAATATGA
- a CDS encoding acetate/propionate family kinase has product MKILVINSGSSSIKFQVIQMPQGETLCKGLVERLGEENGKIHYQSQKDSVHDTKYFKDHSTGLSAIIEMLIDNEIGVLLDHSEIDAVGHRVVHGGDAFDAPVHIGSDVLRTIKRLSSLAPLHNPANAVGIETAMELFPKAAQIAVFDTAFHQTIPKKAYNYAIPKELTEKHNIRVYGFHGTSHKYVSERAMEHLKGKSNNIISIHLGNGCSITAIKEGKSIEHSLGFGPSNGLIMGTRSGDIDQSVIFFLMDTFGFGSKDINEMLQKKSGLLGLTGYSDLRDIQREANNGNQDCILALRMVAHRIKKYIGSYTALLNGLDAVVFTGGIGENSAILREMVCTDLEILGIVMNQDKNLEIGTEDTIAEFQSAKSAVRLLVIPTNEELEIAKQSCSLLEQ; this is encoded by the coding sequence ATGAAAATCTTAGTCATCAATTCTGGCAGCTCTTCCATAAAATTCCAGGTAATACAAATGCCTCAAGGAGAAACTTTATGTAAGGGCCTAGTCGAGCGCTTGGGAGAAGAGAATGGAAAAATCCACTATCAAAGCCAAAAAGATTCAGTGCACGATACCAAATATTTTAAAGACCATTCCACAGGATTGAGTGCAATTATAGAAATGTTGATCGACAATGAAATTGGGGTCCTCTTGGACCATTCAGAAATTGATGCTGTAGGACATAGAGTGGTTCATGGTGGTGATGCCTTTGATGCCCCGGTTCATATCGGTTCCGATGTTCTAAGGACCATAAAAAGGCTTTCTTCTCTGGCTCCGCTTCATAACCCAGCAAACGCTGTCGGTATAGAAACAGCGATGGAATTGTTTCCAAAGGCCGCACAAATTGCTGTCTTTGATACAGCCTTTCATCAGACCATTCCTAAAAAAGCCTATAATTATGCCATTCCCAAGGAGCTGACAGAAAAGCATAATATAAGAGTGTATGGTTTTCATGGGACCAGTCACAAATATGTTTCTGAAAGAGCCATGGAACATCTTAAAGGAAAAAGCAACAACATCATTAGCATTCATCTTGGAAATGGTTGCAGTATTACCGCTATAAAAGAGGGGAAAAGTATTGAACACTCCTTGGGCTTTGGACCATCAAATGGATTGATCATGGGGACGCGAAGCGGTGATATAGATCAATCCGTGATTTTCTTTTTGATGGATACCTTTGGTTTCGGTTCTAAGGACATCAATGAAATGTTGCAGAAAAAAAGTGGGCTCTTGGGTTTAACAGGATATTCTGATCTAAGGGACATTCAAAGAGAGGCCAACAATGGAAATCAAGATTGTATCCTTGCTTTACGGATGGTCGCCCATCGTATCAAAAAATACATTGGATCGTATACCGCGTTATTGAATGGTTTGGATGCTGTGGTATTTACAGGCGGGATTGGAGAAAATTCAGCGATTCTGAGGGAAATGGTATGTACGGATTTGGAAATATTGGGAATCGTCATGAATCAAGATAAAAACTTGGAAATTGGCACCGAAGACACAATTGCTGAATTCCAAAGTGCTAAAAGCGCAGTACGTCTTTTGGTCATTCCCACCAATGAAGAATTGGAAATAGCAAAGCAAAGTTGCTCCCTGTTGGAGCAATAA
- a CDS encoding S1C family serine protease, with amino-acid sequence MNLAQDLSKLYEDVNPAVVVILTEEKALKQVGAYSQMISSEGLGSGFLISETQILTAAHVVGVAERVLVQFFDGEIIGATVSSSFDEPDIALITLAFPKKNASVVTLGDSDRVKVGEQVFVVGAPYGLAHSLSSGYVSGRIKNGNASNPFTNSEYLQTDAAINTGNSGGPMFNLEGEVIGIVSHIKTITGGFQGIGFAATSNIVKELLLKRSIPWSGAEIFPLSEDASKLLNVPQKNGLLVQRVVRSSPYGKLGLRGGTVKATINDTDILLGGDIILAINGIRFEMTDETLKKLGDYAASVKSGDPIVLEVLREGKIIALRN; translated from the coding sequence ATGAATTTGGCGCAAGATCTGTCCAAACTTTATGAAGATGTAAATCCAGCGGTTGTTGTGATTCTTACGGAAGAAAAAGCGTTAAAACAGGTTGGAGCTTATAGCCAAATGATAAGTTCAGAGGGATTGGGTTCCGGTTTCTTGATCTCGGAAACCCAGATTTTGACCGCGGCCCATGTTGTTGGTGTTGCCGAACGTGTTTTGGTTCAGTTTTTTGATGGCGAAATAATTGGAGCTACTGTCTCATCAAGTTTTGATGAACCTGATATTGCTTTGATTACTTTGGCATTCCCAAAAAAAAATGCATCAGTGGTGACTTTGGGAGATTCCGACAGGGTTAAGGTAGGTGAACAAGTCTTTGTTGTTGGAGCTCCATATGGGTTGGCACATTCGTTATCATCTGGTTATGTTAGTGGGAGAATCAAAAATGGCAACGCAAGCAACCCCTTTACCAATAGTGAATATTTGCAGACGGATGCTGCTATAAATACTGGAAATTCCGGAGGCCCGATGTTTAATCTTGAAGGAGAGGTAATAGGAATCGTTAGTCATATTAAGACAATAACCGGAGGATTTCAAGGAATTGGGTTTGCGGCAACTTCCAATATTGTAAAAGAGCTCTTATTGAAACGGAGTATTCCTTGGTCCGGTGCAGAAATTTTTCCACTATCCGAAGATGCTTCCAAACTGCTCAATGTTCCACAAAAGAATGGCCTATTGGTGCAACGCGTGGTCAGATCATCTCCTTACGGGAAACTCGGTTTAAGGGGAGGAACCGTAAAGGCAACCATAAACGACACAGATATTTTATTGGGCGGGGATATCATTTTGGCAATCAACGGCATTCGATTTGAGATGACCGATGAAACCTTAAAAAAATTAGGGGATTACGCAGCCTCCGTAAAATCTGGAGATCCAATTGTTTTGGAAGTACTTAGAGAAGGAAAAATAATAGCTTTAAGAAATTAA
- a CDS encoding acyloxyacyl hydrolase has translation MIRCFILCLFCSFFIAKAQTISNGEISNTFKFLEIKSHYGAFLKSDNALGNSGVLDNGYGGITAKLGWQPTDPKGWASRYGYPSYGIGAYVGFLNDAQVFGVPNAVYGFINFPISNSDRKNVFSIEPSLGLTYSLNPFDSEENPINESIGAQAAVYFNLDFGFAYKFSRELDILYGIDVSHFSNGSTFLPNNGLNLYGINLGLRYHYNAEQRKQNQDVFSGDLLPARFNRPTKSPRDITSENALSIYLAGGFSQRDEDQGTNTLYGTGSLILDYEHRFNEMHGVTGGFDLFWDNRLRNFETSERLLSGVHVGYDFMFYKLTVKFQIGTYLSGDRGKGGFFMRPALRYDFNKHIFAQVGLKTLNGGAADYIEYGVGIKPFKW, from the coding sequence ATGATTAGATGCTTTATCCTTTGCTTATTTTGTTCTTTCTTCATAGCTAAGGCTCAAACTATATCAAATGGGGAAATATCTAACACATTTAAGTTTCTTGAAATCAAATCGCATTATGGAGCTTTTTTAAAATCTGACAATGCGCTCGGGAATAGTGGAGTCCTCGACAATGGTTATGGCGGGATTACTGCAAAATTAGGATGGCAACCTACCGACCCGAAAGGCTGGGCAAGCAGATATGGCTATCCTTCTTATGGCATAGGAGCCTATGTAGGGTTTCTGAATGATGCTCAAGTATTTGGGGTGCCCAATGCAGTTTATGGCTTTATCAATTTTCCGATTTCTAATTCCGATAGAAAAAATGTTTTTAGCATTGAACCGTCGCTGGGGCTTACCTATAGTCTGAATCCTTTTGATTCGGAAGAAAATCCGATTAATGAATCCATTGGGGCCCAAGCTGCTGTGTACTTCAATTTGGACTTTGGTTTTGCCTATAAATTCTCGCGTGAACTTGATATTCTTTATGGTATCGATGTGAGCCATTTTAGTAACGGCTCAACCTTTCTGCCCAATAACGGTCTTAATCTTTATGGAATCAATCTAGGATTGCGATACCATTATAATGCCGAACAAAGAAAACAAAACCAAGATGTGTTTTCTGGTGATCTGTTGCCCGCCAGATTCAATCGTCCCACGAAGTCGCCCCGTGACATCACCTCTGAAAACGCATTGAGTATTTACTTGGCCGGTGGATTTTCGCAGCGTGATGAAGACCAAGGTACCAATACACTTTATGGGACAGGTTCACTGATCCTGGATTATGAACATCGTTTTAATGAAATGCACGGTGTAACCGGTGGCTTTGATTTGTTTTGGGATAATAGGTTACGAAATTTTGAAACGTCAGAACGTTTACTCTCCGGGGTACATGTAGGTTATGATTTCATGTTCTATAAATTAACTGTCAAATTCCAAATTGGCACATATCTATCTGGTGATAGGGGAAAAGGCGGTTTTTTTATGAGACCCGCTTTACGGTATGATTTTAATAAACATATCTTTGCACAAGTAGGGTTAAAAACCTTAAATGGTGGTGCGGCAGATTATATCGAATATGGGGTAGGCATTAAACCCTTTAAATGGTAA
- a CDS encoding trimeric intracellular cation channel family protein, whose product MGFFDILDMLGTIAFAISGALMAIKREMDVFGIFIVAFVTALGGGILRDVFIGNTPVWWMGHFYVVHFISISVLLAILFRNRIYFLVKSLFIFDTIGLAIFTISGVQIGVSANLDPAVSVVLGIMTGCFGGVIRDILCNQIPIIFRKEIYALASLAGALCFIILYSLNFDKNISYISTIVLVVVIRVLAVRFSISLPTFTIKK is encoded by the coding sequence ATGGGATTTTTCGATATTCTTGATATGCTCGGCACAATAGCTTTCGCCATTTCCGGAGCATTGATGGCTATTAAACGCGAAATGGATGTTTTTGGAATCTTCATTGTTGCCTTCGTTACGGCATTGGGGGGAGGTATTTTAAGGGATGTCTTTATCGGAAATACACCCGTTTGGTGGATGGGACATTTCTATGTGGTCCATTTTATAAGTATCTCTGTTCTTTTGGCTATACTCTTCCGAAACAGGATATATTTTTTGGTAAAATCTCTTTTTATATTTGATACCATAGGCCTTGCTATATTTACAATCAGTGGTGTGCAAATAGGGGTTTCCGCGAATCTTGACCCGGCCGTGAGTGTTGTACTGGGAATTATGACGGGATGTTTTGGAGGGGTAATTCGGGATATTTTATGCAATCAAATCCCGATTATTTTTAGAAAAGAAATTTATGCTTTAGCCTCTCTAGCTGGTGCTTTATGTTTTATCATTTTATACTCCTTGAATTTCGATAAAAACATATCGTATATCAGTACGATTGTCCTAGTGGTTGTGATACGGGTTTTAGCCGTAAGATTTAGTATTTCCCTTCCAACTTTCACTATTAAAAAATAA
- a CDS encoding porin → MKKLTTTYGKAIVLAVTLLLIQETQAQTTSNSNDDSNWFDEITSRVNPYASIRIGAGFDEDGEIGIGNNAPRAGIRFKHALSPNEGDNFNAIGRVELGFNLVSRDETIEFAVDPGAGIAQVGDAVFSRLGWLGITYKDFQLTFGKQNSVYYTLGAVEVDKTLAFGGAGIGVWNIADGGVSGTGRANQVMILKYAKNGLSLGAQAQVRNISENNESIDTYGFGANYRIDGFGIGVGYNKVNDGVEDPLPDQAKEGDESFIVSASYEKNRFTVAASYAILNQHQQVGDVFYDGTGLEFFGRYKFSKNERWHLGLGYNYLKPKEDENLGDFDTKFVITELAYRFKKSSYISASSRIDQSKDINGDNRRSSIFGIGIRFDF, encoded by the coding sequence ATGAAAAAGTTGACCACTACATACGGAAAAGCAATAGTACTAGCAGTAACCCTGCTCCTCATACAAGAAACTCAGGCACAGACTACGTCCAACTCCAATGACGATAGTAATTGGTTTGACGAAATTACTTCGCGAGTAAACCCTTATGCCAGTATTCGTATAGGCGCGGGATTTGATGAGGATGGTGAGATAGGAATTGGTAACAATGCCCCTCGTGCCGGGATACGATTCAAACATGCATTATCTCCAAATGAGGGGGATAATTTTAATGCCATCGGAAGGGTTGAACTTGGTTTTAATCTCGTATCAAGGGATGAAACCATCGAATTTGCAGTAGATCCAGGGGCGGGAATTGCCCAGGTTGGGGATGCCGTTTTTAGCAGACTGGGCTGGTTGGGGATCACTTATAAGGACTTTCAACTTACGTTTGGGAAACAAAATTCGGTTTACTATACTTTAGGTGCTGTCGAAGTGGATAAAACCTTGGCCTTTGGTGGCGCGGGTATTGGGGTTTGGAATATTGCGGATGGCGGTGTTTCCGGAACAGGGCGTGCCAATCAGGTTATGATATTAAAATATGCCAAAAATGGGCTGAGTTTGGGCGCACAAGCACAGGTCAGAAATATTTCGGAGAACAACGAATCTATAGACACCTATGGCTTCGGAGCCAACTACAGAATCGACGGATTCGGTATCGGGGTGGGGTACAACAAGGTAAACGATGGTGTTGAAGACCCATTGCCCGATCAAGCCAAAGAGGGCGACGAGTCTTTTATCGTATCTGCATCCTATGAAAAAAATAGGTTCACCGTAGCGGCTTCTTATGCCATTTTAAACCAACATCAACAAGTTGGGGATGTTTTCTACGATGGCACGGGTCTTGAGTTTTTTGGTCGGTACAAGTTTTCAAAAAATGAAAGGTGGCATTTAGGGTTGGGGTACAACTATCTAAAACCAAAGGAAGATGAAAACTTAGGGGATTTTGACACAAAATTCGTTATTACGGAGTTAGCGTATCGGTTTAAAAAATCCAGTTATATTTCGGCCTCTTCCCGTATTGATCAAAGCAAGGATATCAATGGGGACAATAGAAGATCCAGCATCTTTGGCATCGGTATTCGTTTTGATTTTTAA